One Nocardioidaceae bacterium SCSIO 66511 genomic window carries:
- a CDS encoding HAD hydrolase-like protein, translating to MPTPPVVTFDCYRTLIDFDLNAATLPIVRDRLDEVGVDHATFLDNLRVMRFQGVANPYQRYTDIVRQTLETCMLLHGVPYRDDDHPRLMAAAKEFPVFPDVPPALERLKEGGYQLGILTNSDDDLIPHHLETIGVEFDYVVTAEQAGAYKPRQQAFEYLYSVLPQERSQITHAAQGWDYDIMPTLNHGVRRVWINRYGLKGSDYYQPYDELGDLSGLPALLGV from the coding sequence ATGCCAACGCCCCCGGTGGTCACCTTCGACTGCTACCGAACGCTCATCGACTTCGACCTCAACGCGGCGACGCTGCCCATCGTGCGCGACCGGCTGGACGAGGTCGGCGTCGACCACGCGACGTTCCTGGACAACCTGCGCGTCATGCGGTTCCAGGGAGTCGCCAACCCGTACCAGCGCTACACCGACATCGTCCGGCAAACCCTCGAGACCTGCATGCTGCTCCACGGTGTGCCGTACCGCGACGACGACCACCCGCGGTTGATGGCGGCCGCCAAGGAGTTCCCGGTGTTCCCCGACGTGCCCCCGGCGCTCGAGCGGTTGAAGGAGGGCGGCTATCAGCTCGGCATTCTGACCAATAGCGACGATGACCTGATTCCCCACCACCTGGAGACGATCGGCGTCGAGTTCGACTACGTCGTGACGGCGGAGCAGGCCGGCGCGTACAAGCCGCGGCAGCAGGCGTTCGAGTACCTCTACTCGGTCCTGCCGCAGGAACGCAGCCAGATCACCCACGCCGCGCAGGGCTGGGACTACGACATCATGCCGACCCTCAATCACGGGGTGCGCCGGGTGTGGATCAACCGGTACGGCCTCAAGGGCAGCGACTACTACCAGCCGTACGACGAGCTGGGTGACCTGTCCGGGCTCCCGGCGCTCCTCGGGGTCTGA
- a CDS encoding D-2-hydroxyacid dehydrogenase: protein MPTGAAGSEPDERDRAQVRLAVLVGDHEPDLSGVTDVEVRIARQDALPEALSDADALLVWDFSAKGVAEALPTAQRLRWIHVSSAGVDRVLDDEVRRRDFVVTNVSGVLDETMAEYVLGLVLALVKDLRGTLERQFRADWEHRPTGRLAGRRALVVGVGAIGRATADLLRGVGVQVDGVGRTARDGDGPFGTVYGQSDLPDVVGAYDIVVLAAPLTAQTRRMFDASTIAAMRSSAYLINAGRGELVDEPALTDALRSCAIAGAALDVFATEPLPRDNPLWMLPNVIVSPHMAGDYVGWRDDLLEVFLENLDRYRTGRPLLNKVDKELGYIPSH, encoded by the coding sequence ATGCCGACCGGGGCGGCCGGGTCCGAACCAGACGAGCGAGATCGCGCGCAGGTGCGACTCGCCGTCCTGGTCGGCGATCACGAACCCGACCTGAGTGGCGTGACCGACGTCGAGGTACGAATCGCACGCCAGGATGCCCTTCCCGAAGCGCTCTCTGACGCCGATGCGCTGCTGGTCTGGGACTTCAGCGCCAAAGGCGTGGCCGAGGCGCTGCCGACTGCGCAGCGGTTGCGTTGGATCCACGTGAGCAGCGCCGGAGTGGATCGGGTACTCGACGACGAGGTGCGCCGCCGCGACTTCGTGGTCACCAATGTCAGCGGTGTCCTCGACGAGACGATGGCCGAGTACGTACTCGGTCTCGTGCTCGCGTTGGTCAAAGACCTGCGCGGGACACTCGAACGACAGTTTCGAGCGGACTGGGAGCATCGACCGACCGGCCGTCTCGCCGGCCGCCGCGCCCTGGTCGTCGGGGTCGGCGCGATCGGGCGCGCTACTGCCGATCTGCTGCGCGGCGTGGGCGTTCAGGTCGACGGGGTCGGTCGTACGGCGCGCGACGGCGATGGGCCCTTTGGCACCGTCTACGGACAGTCGGACCTACCCGATGTCGTCGGGGCGTACGACATCGTGGTCCTCGCCGCACCGCTCACCGCGCAGACTCGGCGAATGTTCGACGCCTCGACGATTGCTGCGATGCGGTCGTCGGCGTACCTCATCAATGCCGGACGCGGTGAGCTGGTCGACGAGCCGGCGCTGACGGATGCCTTGCGTAGCTGCGCGATCGCCGGCGCTGCGCTCGACGTGTTCGCGACCGAGCCGTTGCCGCGGGACAACCCGCTGTGGATGCTGCCCAATGTGATCGTCTCGCCGCACATGGCCGGCGACTACGTCGGCTGGCGCGACGACCTGCTGGAGGTGTTCCTCGAGAATCTCGACCGCTACCGAACGGGTCGGCCGCTACTGAATAAGGTCGACAAGGAGCTTGGCTACATACCCTCGCACTGA
- a CDS encoding GntR family transcriptional regulator: MKGLDSVFPLPSGATADLIADVLRAQILDGELESGAHVNEVHVAERFDVSRGPVRQAVQRLVQEGLLTHARNRGTRVVELDLADVADVYQVRAAIEREAALALLGDVPDTLPEQLDEVLDEMSQAVEQDSWSAISLADVRFHQTIVNAAQSPRLSRVFSTLVAESLLCIRRLEIAYQSRGRLVEQHRKLADLMTAGDSDAYLAELDWHLRNSVITISNSLDGS, encoded by the coding sequence GTGAAGGGCCTCGACAGTGTGTTTCCGCTGCCATCCGGCGCAACCGCCGATCTGATCGCCGACGTGCTACGAGCACAGATCCTCGACGGCGAGCTGGAATCGGGAGCCCATGTCAACGAGGTTCATGTCGCCGAGCGGTTCGATGTGAGCAGGGGGCCGGTGCGTCAAGCCGTGCAGCGACTCGTGCAGGAGGGGTTGCTCACGCACGCCCGCAACCGCGGTACGCGTGTCGTGGAGCTGGATCTCGCCGACGTCGCCGACGTCTATCAGGTACGCGCGGCGATCGAGCGCGAAGCCGCTCTCGCACTCCTCGGTGATGTGCCCGACACCTTGCCCGAGCAACTCGACGAGGTGCTCGACGAGATGTCGCAGGCCGTTGAGCAGGACAGCTGGAGTGCGATTTCACTCGCCGACGTGCGGTTCCATCAGACGATCGTCAACGCGGCGCAGAGCCCGCGGCTGAGTCGGGTCTTCAGCACGTTGGTGGCAGAGAGTCTGTTGTGCATCCGTCGGCTCGAGATCGCGTACCAGTCGCGCGGTCGCCTTGTGGAGCAGCACCGCAAGCTCGCCGACCTGATGACGGCCGGCGACTCCGATGCGTACCTCGCGGAGCTGGACTGGCACCTGCGCAACTCGGTCATCACCATCTCGAACTCGCTCGACGGTTCCTGA
- a CDS encoding esterase family protein, with the protein MGVSRRGFLVAGGAVALGATAGAVGVETGVLPGRSWAYSHLGIDGDDGSIPDVRPGRVVSGAFRSTARAGRRCRWSLAYPPGHRGNLPVVVALHGRHMDHSSAFDDLGLDRFLAAAVEGGAPPFAIASVDGGDTYWHARDSGEDSGSMVVDEFIPLLGKYGLDVGRIGLLGWSMGGYGALLLAQRLGTRKVFGVVAESPALWSSYSETSPGAFDSEDDFADALVWGQQGLLHGIPVRIDCGEGDPFYGYTRTYVDGFDDAPAGGFQLGDHDVGYWRRMAPAQLDFLAQHLPT; encoded by the coding sequence ATGGGCGTGAGCAGGCGGGGTTTCCTGGTCGCCGGTGGCGCAGTCGCACTCGGCGCGACTGCAGGCGCCGTCGGCGTCGAGACCGGTGTGCTCCCGGGTAGGTCGTGGGCGTACAGCCATCTCGGCATCGACGGTGACGACGGGTCTATCCCCGACGTACGCCCGGGTCGGGTCGTCAGCGGCGCGTTCAGGTCCACGGCAAGGGCGGGTCGGCGATGCCGATGGTCACTCGCTTACCCGCCCGGTCACCGCGGCAACCTGCCGGTCGTCGTCGCACTGCACGGTCGCCATATGGACCACTCATCGGCATTCGACGACCTCGGACTCGACCGCTTCCTTGCCGCTGCAGTCGAAGGCGGTGCACCGCCGTTCGCAATCGCCAGCGTCGACGGAGGCGATACGTACTGGCACGCTCGCGACAGCGGCGAGGACTCCGGCTCGATGGTGGTCGACGAGTTCATCCCGTTGCTCGGCAAGTACGGGCTCGATGTCGGACGCATCGGACTTCTCGGCTGGTCGATGGGTGGCTACGGCGCGCTGTTACTCGCGCAACGCCTCGGTACGCGCAAGGTGTTCGGCGTCGTCGCCGAGAGCCCTGCCCTGTGGTCGAGCTACTCCGAGACCTCACCTGGTGCGTTCGACAGCGAGGACGACTTCGCCGACGCGCTCGTGTGGGGTCAGCAGGGCCTTCTGCATGGCATCCCGGTGCGCATCGACTGCGGCGAGGGCGACCCGTTCTACGGATACACCCGCACGTACGTCGACGGTTTCGACGACGCCCCGGCGGGTGGCTTCCAGCTCGGCGACCACGACGTCGGCTACTGGCGGCGGATGGCACCGGCCCAGCTCGACTTCCTCGCTCAGCACCTCCCGACGTAG
- a CDS encoding metallopeptidase family protein: MIDINEERFFALVEAAFAEIPAELTDLLDNVALFVEDDAPSYDPGLLGLYVGTPLTERDSSYAGAMPDRIMVYRRPTLRICRTEDDVVREVAITVAHEIAHHFGIDDDRLHELGYA; the protein is encoded by the coding sequence GTGATCGATATCAACGAGGAGCGGTTCTTCGCCCTGGTCGAGGCGGCGTTCGCCGAGATCCCGGCCGAGCTGACCGACCTGCTCGACAACGTCGCCTTGTTCGTCGAAGACGATGCGCCGTCGTACGACCCCGGCCTGCTCGGGCTCTATGTCGGTACGCCACTGACCGAACGCGACAGCTCGTACGCCGGGGCGATGCCGGACCGGATCATGGTCTACCGGCGTCCGACACTGCGGATCTGCCGCACCGAGGACGACGTCGTACGCGAGGTTGCGATCACGGTCGCCCACGAGATCGCGCACCACTTCGGCATCGACGACGACCGGCTGCACGAGCTCGGCTATGCCTGA
- a CDS encoding pirin family protein — protein sequence MPERPAVTVLRGADRYRTRQDGIDTRHCFSFGDHYDPDNVGFGDLTAINDESLAPGAGYDLHRHRDAEIVTWVLDGALDHEDSAGNRGTIGPGMIQRMSAGAGVEHAERNASDDEPLRFIQMWLRSDGAERPSYRQADIGGLLDEGSFVPAVSGDADPPAAIDLGRAGARLWIGRLAAGATVELPDAPLRHVHVVRGSARIGDEDLAEGDTARIVGAGEVSVEPRGVTEILLWGMSRSS from the coding sequence ATGCCTGAGCGGCCGGCGGTGACGGTGCTTCGCGGAGCCGACCGCTACCGCACCCGGCAGGACGGAATCGACACCAGGCATTGCTTCTCGTTCGGCGATCACTACGACCCCGACAACGTCGGGTTCGGCGACCTGACCGCGATCAACGACGAGTCGCTCGCGCCCGGCGCCGGCTACGACCTGCACCGGCACCGCGATGCCGAGATCGTCACCTGGGTGCTCGACGGAGCGCTCGACCATGAGGACTCCGCCGGCAACCGCGGCACGATCGGACCGGGCATGATCCAGCGGATGAGCGCCGGGGCCGGAGTCGAGCACGCCGAGCGAAACGCATCCGACGACGAGCCGCTGCGGTTCATTCAGATGTGGCTGCGCTCCGACGGGGCGGAGCGGCCGTCGTACCGTCAAGCCGACATCGGCGGCCTGCTCGATGAGGGTTCGTTCGTACCGGCCGTCTCCGGAGATGCCGACCCCCCGGCGGCGATCGACCTCGGTCGAGCCGGTGCGCGATTGTGGATCGGCCGCCTCGCCGCCGGCGCCACTGTCGAGCTTCCCGATGCGCCGCTGCGCCATGTGCACGTCGTGAGGGGGAGCGCGCGCATCGGCGACGAGGATCTGGCCGAAGGCGACACTGCGCGCATCGTCGGCGCCGGTGAGGTGTCAGTCGAGCCCCGCGGAGTCACCGAGATCCTGCTCTGGGGGATGAGTCGGTCCAGCTGA
- a CDS encoding ATP-binding protein, translating into MQLNELRREELIDSATLAVSELVANAVIHARTTIWIGLRIENGDEPRVDVYDLSRRRIRPRPVVSDALQDTGNNGNGISLVAAMTTSWGVEPWGDGKCVWFIPAPPDDGVESDFVEQYTSVRPQTAPIDIYLLDTPVELLWQSRMYYRDLRREIMLINLQPERHPDVPSALVDLARRFDEVNPVFLGDEQILDRAYMRGEKSTTLHYQTRAEERSDCIELTLLFDRAEQFCREKVLLTLPPPEDQVRVRHWQFDEFVRQIDGKDPVSWTDSSPRAGSR; encoded by the coding sequence ATGCAGTTGAACGAGTTGCGCCGCGAAGAGCTGATCGACAGCGCGACCCTCGCGGTCTCCGAACTCGTCGCGAACGCCGTGATCCACGCCCGTACCACTATCTGGATCGGCCTTCGGATCGAGAACGGCGACGAGCCGCGGGTCGACGTGTACGACCTCTCGCGGCGCCGCATCCGTCCCCGACCGGTCGTCTCCGACGCACTCCAGGACACCGGCAACAACGGCAATGGGATCTCGCTGGTGGCCGCGATGACGACCAGTTGGGGAGTCGAGCCGTGGGGCGACGGCAAATGCGTCTGGTTCATCCCGGCCCCGCCCGACGACGGGGTCGAGTCGGACTTCGTCGAGCAGTACACCTCCGTACGTCCGCAGACGGCGCCGATCGACATCTACCTGCTCGATACACCCGTCGAGCTGCTGTGGCAGTCGCGGATGTACTACCGCGACCTGCGCCGCGAGATCATGCTGATCAACCTGCAGCCCGAGCGCCATCCGGACGTACCGAGCGCCCTCGTCGACCTAGCCCGCCGGTTCGACGAGGTGAACCCGGTGTTCCTCGGCGACGAGCAGATCCTCGACCGGGCGTACATGCGCGGCGAGAAGTCGACGACCCTGCACTACCAGACGCGGGCCGAGGAGCGCTCCGACTGCATCGAGCTGACGTTGCTGTTCGACCGAGCCGAGCAGTTCTGCCGCGAGAAGGTGCTGCTCACGCTGCCTCCGCCGGAGGACCAGGTACGCGTGCGGCACTGGCAGTTCGACGAGTTCGTGCGCCAGATCGACGGCAAAGATCCGGTCAGCTGGACCGACTCATCCCCCAGAGCAGGATCTCGGTGA
- a CDS encoding FAD-binding oxidoreductase, with protein sequence MTTIGHTAHQRGVDRLVDSYHAIPPDRPVRLAKKTSNLFRAREGVESGGLDVSELDAVISVDAEAQTADVQGMCTYENLVDATLPYGFIPYVVPQLRTITLGGAVTGLGIESTSFRNGLPHESVTEMDILTGAGEIVTATPDGINADLFAAFPNSYGSLGYATRLRIRLERVPRFVALRHVRFSDVEQAAAAIETIVPSGAYDGERVDGLDGVVFSPDEVYLTLATFTDEVAPTSDYGGQSIYYRSIQSLSRDTLTMYDYLWRWDTDWFWCSRAFGAQRPVVRRLWPRRYRRSDVYHKIIGLENRFGVAARIDRARGLPDRERVIQDIEVPVDRLAEFMAWFDASVGMRPVWMCPLRLRRSDDEPARTWPLYPLEIDQTYVNVGFWGTVPIAPGAEDGDVNRAIEAKVTELGGHKSLYSDAYYDRETFDRLYDGETWAKAKSTYDPQQRLTGMYEKAVRRR encoded by the coding sequence GTGACGACGATCGGACATACTGCCCATCAACGAGGTGTGGACCGGCTGGTCGATTCGTACCACGCAATCCCGCCAGATCGGCCCGTACGTCTGGCGAAGAAGACCTCGAACCTCTTCCGCGCCCGCGAAGGCGTCGAGTCCGGCGGGCTCGACGTATCCGAGCTCGACGCCGTGATCTCGGTCGACGCCGAGGCCCAGACGGCCGACGTACAGGGGATGTGTACGTACGAGAACCTCGTCGACGCCACTCTCCCGTACGGCTTCATTCCGTACGTCGTTCCGCAGCTGCGCACCATCACGCTCGGCGGTGCGGTCACCGGCCTTGGAATCGAGTCGACGTCGTTCCGCAACGGTCTCCCGCATGAGTCAGTGACCGAGATGGACATTCTGACCGGTGCCGGCGAGATCGTCACGGCGACTCCGGACGGCATCAACGCCGACCTGTTCGCGGCCTTCCCGAACTCCTACGGAAGCCTCGGCTACGCGACGCGTCTGCGCATCCGGCTGGAGCGCGTGCCCCGGTTCGTTGCGCTGCGCCATGTTCGGTTCTCCGATGTGGAGCAGGCCGCGGCCGCGATCGAGACCATCGTGCCGAGCGGCGCGTACGACGGCGAACGAGTCGACGGACTCGACGGAGTCGTCTTCTCGCCGGACGAGGTGTACCTGACGCTCGCGACCTTCACCGACGAGGTGGCGCCGACCAGCGACTACGGCGGCCAGAGCATCTACTACCGCTCGATCCAGTCGCTGTCGCGAGACACCCTCACGATGTACGACTACCTGTGGCGATGGGACACCGACTGGTTCTGGTGCTCGCGTGCCTTCGGGGCGCAGCGCCCGGTCGTACGTCGGCTGTGGCCCCGCCGCTACCGCCGCAGCGATGTCTACCACAAGATCATCGGGCTGGAGAACCGCTTCGGCGTCGCCGCACGGATCGACCGCGCCCGTGGCCTGCCCGACCGCGAGCGCGTGATCCAGGACATCGAGGTCCCCGTCGACCGGCTCGCCGAGTTCATGGCGTGGTTCGACGCGAGCGTCGGCATGCGTCCGGTCTGGATGTGCCCGCTGAGGCTGCGACGTAGCGACGACGAGCCGGCGCGTACCTGGCCGCTCTACCCGCTGGAGATCGACCAGACGTACGTCAACGTCGGATTCTGGGGCACGGTGCCGATCGCGCCGGGCGCCGAGGACGGCGACGTCAACCGTGCGATCGAGGCGAAGGTGACCGAGCTCGGTGGGCACAAGTCGCTGTACTCCGACGCCTACTACGACCGCGAGACGTTCGACCGTCTGTACGACGGCGAGACCTGGGCGAAGGCGAAAAGCACCTACGACCCGCAGCAACGGCTGACGGGCATGTACGAGAAGGCGGTGAGGCGTCGGTGA
- a CDS encoding class I SAM-dependent methyltransferase gives MPFRFTAYDGSSAGPPDAKVRLHLANERGLSYLLTAPGDLGLARAYVAGDLELEGIHPGDPYEAMGAILDDLQPKLPSPSDAFRLLRGLGLSHLKPPPPPPQEHLPRWRRTLEGLRHSKTRDAAVIHHHYDVSNEFYEYVLGPSMTYTCSVFPHEDATLEEAQAYKYGLVAKKIGLKPGMRLLDVGCGWGGMVMHAASEYGVKALGVTLSEQQAEWAQREIERRGLADLAEVRFADYRDVPERDFDAISSIGLTEHIGVRNYPGYFRFLYDRLRPGGRLLNHCITRPDNHSRASAGAFIDRYVFPDGELTGSGKIITVMQDTGFEVRHEENLREHYARTLAGWCRNLEANWDACVKEAGIGTSRVWGLYMAGSRMAFERNEIQLHQVLGVRPDSDGNAHFPLRPDWES, from the coding sequence ATGCCGTTCAGGTTCACGGCGTACGACGGCAGCAGTGCCGGCCCACCCGACGCCAAGGTGCGACTGCATCTCGCCAACGAGCGCGGGCTTTCGTACCTGCTGACGGCGCCGGGCGATCTCGGGCTCGCTCGGGCGTACGTCGCGGGCGACCTCGAGCTCGAGGGCATTCACCCGGGAGACCCGTACGAGGCGATGGGCGCGATCCTCGACGATCTGCAGCCGAAGCTGCCGTCGCCGAGCGATGCGTTCCGGCTGCTGCGCGGGCTGGGGTTGTCGCACCTCAAGCCGCCGCCCCCGCCGCCGCAGGAGCACCTGCCGCGCTGGCGCCGCACGCTCGAGGGTCTGCGGCACAGCAAGACTCGCGACGCTGCGGTGATCCATCACCACTACGACGTGTCGAACGAGTTCTACGAGTACGTGCTCGGCCCGTCGATGACCTACACCTGCTCGGTGTTCCCGCATGAGGACGCCACGCTGGAGGAGGCGCAGGCGTACAAGTACGGCCTGGTCGCAAAGAAGATCGGGCTGAAGCCGGGCATGCGGCTGCTCGATGTCGGCTGCGGCTGGGGCGGCATGGTGATGCATGCGGCCAGCGAGTACGGCGTGAAGGCGCTCGGCGTCACCTTGTCGGAGCAGCAGGCCGAGTGGGCACAGCGCGAGATCGAGCGGCGTGGCCTCGCCGACCTCGCCGAGGTGCGCTTCGCCGACTATCGCGACGTACCCGAGCGCGACTTCGACGCGATCAGTTCGATCGGTCTGACCGAGCACATCGGTGTTCGCAACTACCCGGGCTACTTCCGCTTCCTGTACGACCGGCTGCGTCCGGGCGGACGCTTGCTGAACCACTGCATCACTCGGCCCGACAACCACTCGCGGGCGAGCGCCGGGGCGTTCATCGACCGCTATGTGTTCCCCGACGGGGAGCTCACCGGCTCGGGCAAGATCATCACGGTCATGCAGGACACCGGCTTCGAGGTTCGCCACGAGGAGAACCTCCGCGAGCACTACGCGCGTACGCTCGCCGGCTGGTGCCGCAACCTCGAGGCCAACTGGGATGCCTGTGTGAAGGAGGCCGGTATCGGCACGTCGCGGGTGTGGGGCCTCTACATGGCGGGCTCGCGGATGGCGTTCGAGCGCAACGAGATCCAGCTGCATCAGGTGCTGGGCGTACGCCCGGACAGCGACGGCAACGCGCACTTCCCGCTGCGTCCCGACTGGGAGAGCTGA
- a CDS encoding sensor domain-containing protein, which produces MTATLDERGTDRQLAARVKLTALAVAYALLSVPLAIIFALTSASVITLVIGLGAIVLSMFLPLLRALANQHRRMAELTLGGRIESPYLSTAGMSAMWRLRTWLTDPATWRDLLWALISCTVGILLTSLAVAFLLGVGWFLVFPLVFAVTPEGLFDINYGLFKIDTFGESFLEWTWAVVSGLLWWYGTPFLVRLRAQLDRALLAPSRAQLERRVAQVAESRAETIDHSAAELRRIERDLHDGAQARLVALGMNLGMAEDLMRKDPEAAVKLLEEARLTTTSALGDLRSVVRGIHPPVLADRGLDGAVRALALDMAVPVDVEIVLDGRAPAPVESAGYFAVAEMLANVGKHSGATRAQVDVRHAEGVLRMTVTDNGHGGADADSGTGLAGVRRRLAAFDGTMEVVSPAGGPTTVTMELPCVLSSPRTSPS; this is translated from the coding sequence GTGACGGCAACCTTGGACGAGCGTGGCACAGACCGCCAGCTCGCGGCGCGCGTCAAACTGACCGCGCTCGCCGTCGCCTACGCGCTGTTGAGCGTCCCGCTCGCGATCATCTTCGCGCTGACCTCGGCCAGTGTCATCACTCTCGTGATCGGCCTCGGAGCCATCGTGCTCTCGATGTTCCTGCCGTTGTTGCGAGCGCTCGCAAACCAGCATCGGCGGATGGCCGAGCTCACCCTCGGTGGTCGGATCGAGTCGCCGTACCTCTCGACCGCCGGAATGTCAGCGATGTGGCGGCTGCGCACCTGGCTCACCGATCCCGCTACGTGGCGCGACCTGCTGTGGGCGCTGATCAGCTGCACGGTCGGCATCCTGCTCACGAGCTTGGCCGTTGCGTTCCTGCTCGGAGTCGGATGGTTTCTTGTCTTTCCGCTCGTATTCGCCGTGACACCGGAGGGACTCTTCGACATCAACTACGGCCTGTTCAAGATCGACACGTTCGGCGAGTCGTTCCTCGAATGGACGTGGGCGGTCGTCTCCGGTCTGCTCTGGTGGTACGGCACGCCGTTTCTCGTACGTCTGCGCGCTCAGCTCGATCGCGCGTTGCTCGCGCCGTCGCGGGCGCAGCTCGAACGCCGCGTCGCGCAAGTGGCCGAGTCGCGCGCCGAAACCATCGACCATTCGGCTGCGGAGCTCCGTCGGATCGAGCGCGACCTCCACGACGGCGCCCAGGCCCGGCTGGTCGCACTCGGCATGAACCTCGGCATGGCAGAAGACCTGATGCGCAAGGACCCCGAGGCGGCGGTGAAGTTGCTCGAGGAGGCCAGGCTGACGACCACGTCGGCGCTCGGCGATCTGCGCTCGGTCGTACGCGGCATCCACCCTCCGGTGTTGGCCGACCGCGGCCTCGACGGTGCAGTACGCGCGCTCGCCCTAGACATGGCAGTGCCGGTCGACGTCGAGATCGTGTTGGACGGCCGGGCGCCCGCGCCGGTCGAGTCGGCGGGGTACTTCGCGGTCGCGGAGATGCTCGCCAACGTCGGTAAGCACTCGGGTGCGACTCGGGCTCAGGTCGACGTCAGGCATGCCGAGGGGGTGCTCCGGATGACCGTCACCGACAACGGTCACGGCGGCGCAGACGCCGACTCGGGCACCGGACTGGCAGGGGTGCGTCGACGGCTCGCGGCCTTTGACGGCACGATGGAGGTCGTGAGTCCCGCCGGGGGACCGACCACAGTCACCATGGAGTTGCCGTGCGTGTTGTCATCGCCGAGGACCTCGCCCTCCTGA
- a CDS encoding response regulator transcription factor, with amino-acid sequence MRVVIAEDLALLRDGLTRLLEANEFEVIAAVDNAPSLTKALAEADVDVAVVDVRMPPTFTDEGLRAAIEARGKRPGLPVLVLSQYVEQLYARELLASGDGAVGYLLKDRVANVTEFVEAVRRVADGGTVLDPEVVSTLLAKAGNDTGIGSLTQREREVLELMAEGRSNAAIARELFVTEKAISKHSNSIFTKLDLPVDEDDNRRVLAVLAYLQGG; translated from the coding sequence GTGCGTGTTGTCATCGCCGAGGACCTCGCCCTCCTGAGAGATGGCCTGACCCGTCTGCTGGAGGCCAACGAGTTCGAGGTGATCGCGGCGGTCGACAACGCGCCGTCGCTGACCAAGGCGCTCGCCGAGGCCGACGTCGACGTCGCCGTCGTCGACGTACGAATGCCACCGACCTTCACCGACGAGGGCCTGCGCGCCGCGATCGAGGCCCGCGGTAAGCGCCCAGGGTTGCCCGTACTCGTCCTATCGCAGTACGTCGAGCAGCTGTACGCACGTGAGCTGCTGGCGAGTGGCGACGGTGCCGTCGGCTACCTGCTGAAGGACCGGGTCGCGAACGTCACCGAGTTCGTCGAGGCCGTGCGCCGCGTCGCCGACGGCGGCACCGTGCTCGATCCTGAGGTGGTGTCGACCCTGCTTGCGAAGGCGGGAAACGACACGGGCATCGGCAGTCTCACCCAACGCGAGCGCGAGGTACTGGAGCTGATGGCAGAAGGTCGATCGAACGCCGCGATCGCGCGTGAGCTGTTCGTCACCGAGAAGGCGATCAGCAAACACTCCAACAGCATCTTCACCAAGCTCGACCTACCCGTTGACGAGGATGACAACCGCCGGGTGCTCGCGGTCCTCGCGTACCTCCAGGGCGGCTGA
- a CDS encoding exodeoxyribonuclease III has product MRIATWNVNSIRARIDRVTDWLARSDVDVVALQETKCRDDQFPADRFNELGYSVAHHGLSQWNGVALCSRVGLDDVTIGFNGQPGWGDRPAAEARAIGATCAGVRVWSLYVPNGRALDDPHLQYKLDWLAALRTTTAEWLADDADLPLALMGDWNIAPHDDDVWEMAAYEGHTHVSDAERDAFQAVLGAGLTDVVRPYAPGPGIFTYWDYTRLSFQKRRGMRIDFILGSAAFENRVVDAAIDREERKGKGASDHAPVIVDLD; this is encoded by the coding sequence GTGCGCATCGCTACCTGGAACGTCAACTCGATCCGTGCCCGAATCGACCGGGTGACCGACTGGCTCGCGCGAAGCGACGTCGACGTCGTTGCGTTGCAGGAGACCAAATGCCGCGACGACCAGTTCCCCGCAGATCGCTTCAATGAGCTCGGGTACTCCGTTGCTCATCACGGGCTCTCCCAGTGGAACGGCGTCGCGCTGTGCTCCCGGGTCGGCCTCGACGACGTGACCATCGGCTTCAACGGCCAGCCGGGCTGGGGCGACCGGCCCGCTGCCGAGGCGCGCGCCATCGGGGCCACCTGCGCGGGCGTACGCGTGTGGAGTCTGTACGTACCCAACGGTCGAGCGCTCGACGACCCGCATCTGCAGTACAAGCTCGACTGGCTCGCCGCGCTGCGTACGACGACCGCCGAGTGGCTCGCCGACGACGCCGACCTGCCGCTTGCGCTGATGGGCGACTGGAACATCGCGCCCCACGACGACGACGTCTGGGAAATGGCGGCGTACGAAGGCCATACGCATGTCTCCGATGCCGAACGCGACGCGTTCCAGGCGGTCCTCGGCGCCGGCCTGACCGATGTCGTACGCCCGTACGCACCTGGCCCGGGCATCTTCACCTACTGGGACTACACCCGACTCAGCTTCCAGAAGCGGCGCGGCATGCGCATCGACTTCATACTCGGCTCGGCGGCCTTCGAGAACCGCGTGGTCGATGCGGCGATCGACCGTGAGGAGCGCAAGGGCAAAGGCGCGAGCGACCACGCACCCGTGATCGTCGACCTCGACTAA